Genomic segment of Peribacillus frigoritolerans:
AATCATTTTTTCCGTTATCAAAGAAGGTATTGACAAGGGAGTTTTCCGCAGCGAATTACCAGTGGAAATTACCGGAATGTCAATTCTGGGCATGGTGAACTGGTCCTACAAATGGTACAAAAGGGACGGTGGAAAAACGATTGATGAAATCGGTGATATTTACGTAGATTTAATTCTGAATGCCCTATTGATAGATATACAAAAAGAAGCGGAAATCACCCAGCCATTTTTACTGAAGAACCAAGTTGTTGTGGATTAAACAATAAACTTGATTTGCACAGACCAACTAGTCGGTCTCAATAGAAAGGGGAATGAATAAATGGATTTTTCACTTACAAAAGAACAGCAGATGATTAAGGAAATGGTTAGGGAATTTGCCGAAAAGGAAATTAAACCCATTGCGATAGAGTTGGATGCAAAGTCCATGTTTGCGGAGGATGTATTCAAAAAAATGGGGAAACTCGGGTTGCTTGGAATTCCGTTTCCTGAAGAATATGGCGGTTCGGGCGGAGATACGATTTCGTATGCCATTGCAGTTGAAGAGGTTGGGAAGGCATGCGGGGGAACCGGCTTAAGTTATGCAGCAGCCGTTTCGCTCGGGGCAAGTCCAATTTACTATTTTGGAACCGAAGAACAGAAGCAAAAATACCTGGTTCCAATCACGACCGGTGAAACCCTGGCAGCTTTCGGGTTAACAGAGCCTAATGCGGGTTCCGATGCTGGCGGTACAAGAACGACTGCCGTGTTGGAGGGTGATGAATATGTGATTAATGGCGAGAAAACATGGATAACAAATGCCAGCTATTCAAGAACGGTTACCGTCACGGCTGTATCGGGCAAAGATTCCAAGGGCAAAAATATCATCTCGGCATTCATCGTGCCAACCGATACCCAAGGGCTAACGATCAATAGCAATTATGAAAAAATGGGAGTTCGAGCTTCCAATACTTGTGAAATCATTCTGGATAATGTCCGGGTGCCAAAGGAAAACTTATTGGGAGATCCAGACAAAGGGTTCAAACAATTCTTATTCACGCTTGATGGAGGAAGGATTTCCATTGCAGCTTTGGCCGTCGGTATCGCTCAGGCTGCCTTTGATAGAGCTTTAGCTTTTTCAAAAGAGCGCATTCAATTCGGTAAAACCATATCAAATTTCCAGGCCATTCAATTCAAGCTTGCAGATATGGCGATGGAAATTGAATTGGCGAGGAATATGGTATATAAGGCTGCATGGTTAAAAGACAATAAAAAGCCTTTTGCAAAGGAAGCGGCATACGCCAAGCTTTTTGCAAGTGAGACCGCGTTCCGGTCCAGCAATCAAGCGATTCAAATACACGGCGGCTCTGGTTACATGCGCGAATATGAGGTGGAACGCTATTTAAGAGATGCTAAGTTATTGGAGATTGGTGAAGGTACATCCGAAATTCAAAGACTCGTTATCGCCAGGCAATTAGGCTGTTAATCTTTACGGAACGTAAAATGAACAATGATGCTTGCGTTCATTTTGGTGAAAAGCAGATATCTATACAGCAAAAAGCGTTCAATCTTACTTTTATTTGATTAGGAGGAGTTTGATGTCTGATTTGCTAGATGTTACTATCGGAAAACTGCTTGAAAGGACAGCTGAACAATATGGTGATAATGAAGCGGTTGTGTACCATGAACTAGGCCTGCGCCATTCTTATCGCGAATTTGAAAAGATTTGCCGAAAGGTGGCCAGGGGGTTCATGTCACTAGATATTAAAAAAGGGGAACATATCGCCATTTGGGCATCCAATAAACCGGAATGGCTTATATCCCAATTTTCGACCGCGAAAATGGGCGGTGTGCTGGTAACGGTCAATACTAATTACCGCACAAGTGAACTGGAATACCTGCTCAAGCAATCCGATTCGACGACGATCATCCTGATGGAACAATATAAGGATCATTCATATATAGATACGCTGTACGAAATCGTTCCTGAATTGAAAAATGCAGAACCAGGAAAATTACAATCTGAGAAACTGCCAAAATTGAAAAATATCATCGTTTTAGGTGAAAAGCGTTATCCCGGAACGTTTTCGTGGGATGAAGTCATTAGCGGGAGCGAATCCGTTTCGGAGGAATCGCTGGACATGAGAATGGAGGAATTGGCTCCCGGTGATGTGATTAATATGCAATATACATCAGGGACGACAGGATTTCCAAAAGGAGTGATGCTGACTCATTCCAACTTGGTCAATAACGGATTGAATGTCGCGGAGTGTATGAAGCTTACCGAAGCTGACCGGCTTTGCATCCCGGTTCCGTTTTTTCATTGTTTCGGCTGTTCCCTTGGCACGATGGCCTCTGTTTCTGTTGGGGCAACAATGGTGCCGATCGTGGAATTTAATCCACGAGTTGTCCTTCAGACAGTTGAAGCCGAAAAATGTACGGGGCTTCATGGTGTACCGACGATGTTCATTGCTGAACTTAATCTCGATGACTTTGACCAGTATGATTTAAGTTCGTTACGGACTGGTATCATGGCAGGATCCACTTGTCCGATCGAAGTCATGAAAAGCGTGGTGAATAAGATGGGCATCTCGGAAATTACGATTACTTATGGTCAAACGGAATCTTCTCCAGGAATTACGATGACAAGAACGGACGATCCGATCGAACTTCGTGTTTCCTCAGTGGGAAGGGCTTTGCCGAAAGTGGAAGTGAAAATTGTCGATCCAGCTAGTGGGGAAGAAGTCCAGCGGGGCAAACAGGGTGAACTCTGTTCGAGGGGATACCATGTAATGAAGGGATATTATAATAACCCGGAAGCCACTGAGCAGGCGATTGACCGGGAAGGCTGGCTTCATACGGGAGATTTGGCGGTGATGGATGAAAGGGGTTATTGCAAGATTACAGGCCGGCTGAAAGATATGATCATTCGCGGAGGGGAAAATATTTACCCACGTGAGATTGAAGAATTCATCTATCAACATCCTGCAATTGTCGATGTCCAGGTACTCGGCGTTCCAGATCAGAAGTACGGCGAAGAGGTAGCGGCATGGATCATTTTGAAAGCAGGAGAAACCCTTACGGAGAAAGAATTGATAGAGTATTGCAAAGGGAAAATATCTTTTCATAAAATTCCCCGGTACATTCAATTTACCGATGCTTATCCAATGACAGCATCCGGAAAAATCCAAAAGTATAAGCTTCGGCAACAAACTCTTGACCTACTATCGGAAGGCACTAAATAAGGAGGATATCGAATGATTCGAAAAATTCTTATCGCAAACAGGGGAGAAATAGCATCACGCATTATTCGTACATGCAGGAAGCTGGGGATACATACTGTCGCTGTCCATTCGGAAGCTGATTCGGATTCGCCATTTGTGGGATTGGCGGATGAGGCATATTTACTGGGTGGCCCGAGAGTACAGGAAAGCTATTTAAACGTCAATAAGATTTTGGAAATAGCTAAGGAAACCGGAGTGGAGGCCATTCATCCTGGATATGGATTTCTTAGTGAAAATGCAGATTTCGCACGTTCATGCGAAGAAGCCGGCTTGATATTCATTGGTCCCAAACCAGAGATCATCCAGCAGATGGGCAATAAAGTCGAGGCGAGGAAAAAGATGGAGCAAGCGGGACTTCCATTGGTGCCTGGATTTTCACGTCCGTTAATTGATAGTGCGGAAGCGGCAGCCGTTGCCGAAAAAATTGGCTACCCAGTCATGTTAAAAGCAGCAGCAGGCGGCGGGGGAATCGGCATGCAGGCGGTTGCTAATGAAGATGAACTGACCAAAGCCTTCGAGGGGAATCAAAAACGTGCCCAATTGTTTTTTGGCAATGGAGATATGTTCATAGAAAAATTGATTGAGAAGCCTCGTCATATCGAAATTCAGGTATTGGCGGATTCCTTTGGGAATGCTGTTTACTTATGGGAAAGGGAATGCTCCGTTCAAAGGCGCCACCAGAAGGTCGTGGAAGAGGCTCCCTCTTCTTTCCTTGACGAAGAAACAAGAAACAGGATGGGAATGGCTGCAGTGAAGGCAGTAAAATCCATCGGTTATAGCAATGCGGGCACCCTCGAATTTTTAGTTGATGCAAATAAAAATTTTTATTTCCTGGAAATGAATACACGCCTTCAGGTGGAGCATCCTGTCACCGAAGAAATTACGGGGCTGGATTTGGTTGAACAGCAAATTAATATTGCATCTGGCAACAAATTGGAATTTACGCAAAGTGAGATTAAACAGGATGGACACTCCATTGAAGTGCGCATATATGCTGAAGATCCGAAAACCTTTTATCCAGCACCAGGAAAAATCACAAGCATGGAACTTCCGGAAGGTGAAGGGATCCGTCATGAATTGGCTGTTCATGGAACTTCGGTCGTATCCCACTTTTATGATCCGATGATCGCCAAATTGGTGGTGAGCGGCGATTCAAGGGATAAAGCGATCGAGAGATTAAGAGAAGCGCTCGCAAACTATAAAATAGAAGGAATTAAAACAAACCTTCCTTTGCTGATGGAAATCATTTCTCATGAAGCTTTTTCCCAAGGAGATACGACTACGGATTTCATTGCAAAATATATAAAAAAATTGACTGTATAACGCATATCTTAAAACATAATGATCAGGAGGAATGTAAGATGGCAGAATTAAAGGCAAGCATGGCAGGAAGCGTTTGGAAAATCGTGGCGAACGAGGGGCAAAGTGTAACCGATGGACAGGATATCATTATCTTGGAATCTATGAAAATGGAAATCCCCATTGCAGCCGAGGAAGCTGGCACCATTAAAGAACTTAAAGTGAATGAGGGGGATTTCGTAAATGAGGGCGACGTTTTGGCCGTCATTGAATAAAGGGACGGAGGGGTAAGATGAATTGGCCTGAAAAAGTGACAATTAAGGAAGTGGGTCCGCGCGACGGGCTGCAAAATGAAAAGGTCATGATACCTGCACAAAGCAAAATGGATTGGATCGATCAGCTCTCTGATACAGGATTATCTTATATAGAGGTGACTTCTTTCGTCCATCCAAAGTGGATTCCCCAATTGAGTGATGCCGCCCTGGTGGCTAAGGGAATAAAGCGCAATCCCGGTATCACTTATGCGGCCCTTGTACCCAATCAAAGAGGACTGGAGTCGGCCCTTGAAGCCAATATCGATGAAATTTCCGTGTTCATGTCATCCAGTGAAACGCATAATCTTAAAAATATCAATAAGTCGATTTCCGATACCTTTCCAATAATGAAGGATGTCATCGGGACAGCAGCTAACAGCGGGAAAACGGTTAGGGGCTATATTTCAACCGTTTTCGGCTGTCCTTATGAAGGGGAGGTTTCGATCGAACAGGTTTTCCGTGTTTGTGATCAACTTTTTGACTATGGAATCAATGAAGTCTCACTGGGTGATACCATTGGGGTCGCTTCTCCAAGACAGGTTGCACTGTTCCTTGAACAGGCTGTAAAAAGATATGATATAAGCCGGATTGCCCTCCATTTTCATGATACAAGGGGAATGGCACTCGCAAATGTTCTTGAATCACTTAATTATGGTGTGGACACTTTCGACTCTTCGCTCGGAGGTTTAGGAGGATGCCCGTATGCACCAGGTGCGAGCGGAAACGTGGCAACGGATGACCTGATTCATATGCTACATAAAATGGGAATTCACACGGGAATCAATCCAGAAAAACTAATGAAGGCTGCGGCCATGATGCAAAGCTTTTTGGAAAAACCATTGCCAAGCCATCAGATGGCTGTTTATAACGCACAATAAGAGAAATTGAGGTGAATTTATGACTTCATTAGTTGAAATCAGTCATGAAGAAAAGGGAATTGCCCTCGTGACTTTGAATCGGCCGGATGCTGCTAATGCCTTATCCACGGAATTGCTTCATTGCTTGGTTGAAGTGCTCGAGGAATTGAAAAGTGATTCCAATTTACGAACAGTCATTATAACTGGGTCAGGTGAAAAGGCGTTTTGTGCAGGTGCGGACCTTAAGGAACGAGCAGGTATGAATGAGGATAAAGTCAGGGAGACAGTCAAGTTGATTGGAGATACGATTACGGCTGTGGAAAACCTTCCAGTTCCGGTCATCGCCGCGATTAACGGTTCGGCTTTTGGCGGAGGGCTGGAGTTGGCACTCGCTTGTGACATACGAATCGCATCTGAAACGGCGAAGGTGGGACTGACAGAAACATCGTTAGGCATCATCCCAGGCGCCGGCGGTACACAGCGACTGCCGCGTATAGTCGGAATGCCGACAGCGAAAGAACTGATTTATACGGCTAGGAGATTGGATGCAAAAACGGCAAATGCCTTGAAAATCATCAGTCATGTATATTCACCCCAACATTTACTTGAGGAAGCGAAAAAATTGGCTAAGGAAATTGCAGTCAATGCCCCATTGGCACTCCGGGCTGCAAAAGCGGCGATCAATCAAGGGGCTGAGACTGATTTGAAATCAGGATTGCAAATTGAAAAAGACTGCTATCAGACAACTTTAAAAACCCGTGACCGACTGGAGGGTCTGTCAGCATTCAAGGAAAAGCGCAAACCCGTATTTAAGGGTCAATGATTTCAATTGAAGGAGGAACAGGGATGGTAACGACGGATAAACTAACCGAAACGGTTGAGACGATTAAAAAAGGCGGTTTAGAAAAATATCATCAAAAAAACGCTGAAAAAGGAAAGCTTTTCGTACGTGAACGGCTCGAGCTGCTTTTCGATGAAGGGGTTGAAATAGAGGACGCTTTCTTTGCTAATTGTGCCAGTGATGGTCTGCCTGCCGATGGTGTGGTTACAGGCATAGGGAAAATCAATGGTCAGAGGGTCTGTGTCATGGCCAATGATTCGACTGTAAAAGCTGGTTCTTGGGGAGCAAGAACCGTCGAGAAAATCATTCGCATTCAGGAAACAGCTGAAAAGTTACAGCTGCCCCTTCTTTATTTAGTCGATTCTGCCGGGGCACGAATTACAGATCAAGTAGAAATGTTTCCGGGACGCCGCGGAGCAGGACGCATCTTTTACAACCAAGTGAAGTTATCAGGAAAAGTCCCGCAAATTTGTCTATTGTTCGGTCCGTCTGCCGCCGGCGGGGCATATATTCCTGCTTTTTGTGATATCGTCGTAATGGTTGATGGCAATGCATCCATGTATTTAGGTTCACCGAGAATGGCAGAAATGGTCATTGGCGAAAAGGTGAGTGAAGAGGAAATGGGCGGGGCGAAAATGCATTGTTCCGTTTCAGGATGCGGGGATGTGCTTGTCAAGTCAGAAGAAGAATCGATTGCGTTTGCGCGCAGGTACTTAAGCTATTTTCCAGGAAATTATCAAGAAAGGCCGAAAAGCGTAAAACCTGAGCTGCCTGCGGATTTTGAAAAAACGTTGGAAGAACTGATTCCTAAAAATCAGAATGCAGCCTTCAATATGTATGACCTGATCGATAGGATTATAGACAGGCAATCGTTTTGTGAAATCAAGAAGCTATTTGCCCCTGAATTAATCACTGGGCTTGCAAGGCTAAATGGACAAACGATAGGGATAATAGCCAATCAGCCGCGTGTCAAGGGCGGCGTCCTGTTCCATGATTCAGCTGATAAGGCAGCCAAGTTCATCAATTTATGTGATGCTTTCCATATACCGTTGTTGTTCCTGGTGGATATTCCAGGATTCATGATTGGGACGAAGGTCGAACGGGCAGGGATCATTCGCCATGGTGCGAAAATGATTTCGGCCATGAGTGAAGCCACGGTTCCCAAGATTTCTGTCATTGTCCGTAAGGCTTATGGTGCTGGACTATACGCGATGGCCGGTCCAGCTTTTGAACCGGACTGCGTTTTAGCTTTACCGACGGCATTGATAGCGGTCATGGGGGCAGAAGCTGCGGTCAATGCAGTCTATGCCAATAAAATCAATGCAATGGAACCAGAAGAGCGTCCTAAATTCATCGAACAGAAGCGCAATGAGTATAATGAAGACATCGATATTTACCGCTTAGCCTCCGAGATGATTGTTGATGGCATCATTCAGCCAAATGACCTGCGTGATGAATTGAGCGCCCGCTTTGAAGCGTATAGCAGTAAGCAATTGACATTTACCGATCGTAAACATGGGGTCTATCCCGTTTAAAGAATTCAATAAACAAGCCCGGTCATCATGACCGGGCTTGTTTTCATGTAATAAAATAAATGATTATTTAAATAATTAGAAAATTTTTCTGATTTAGAGTTGCTAAATCACACAAGGAAGAGTACTATAATTAGTAATTAATGATTTACTAATTACTTGAATTCCAAACTTAGTGAAAGAAAGTGAGAGTTGCCATGGCTCAGCACGAAAAAAAGAAATATATTACACCAGATGGATACACCGCAGATATTGCGATCTTTACTATTACAACAAAGAAAACGGCAGAGAAAGCCCCGCCTGAAATGTTTTTGAAGCTATTATTAATCAAACGCGCCACAAAAGATAAGGAAGGAAGCCCCAATGTTGAAGGAGATAAATGGGCTTTACCTGGAGGCTTTGTCAATGCTGGCGAGACTGCCTATGAAGCAGCCAAACGAGAATTGAAAGAAGAAACGGGCGTAGCTGGATTCCATGTCAAGCATTTCGGGGTTTATGACCGGCCAGGACGAGATTCCAGGGGCTGGATCATTTCCAATGCTTTTTATGCCATTGTCCAGGAAGAGTTTCTTCATCAAAGGAAAGCGAATGACGACGCAGCCGAGGTTGAATTGTTCACAATTCAGGAAGCTTTACAATTAGATCTTGCATTCGATCATTATACAATTATTAACGATGCGATGAATTTAATGAAAAAAGAAATGGTGCAAACGACGATAGCCCAAAAATTCCTGCCGGATGAATTTACACTTTCTGAGCTGCAACGGGTTTTGCTGACAGCCAGAGATGATGCAAAAATCAGTGCAGACTCACTTTTTTATGCAAAAGCCCCGAAGCTCCCGTTTTTGGAGAAAGTCTTGGATGAAAAAGGAATGCAGAAGAAAACGAAACGGAATTCGTATCGGCCTTCCCAGCTTTACCGATTTAATGCAGAGGTTGTCATGGACTCTATTTACTATTGAGGGGGAATTGGTGATATGGGGAAAAAGGCATTGATCAATATAGATTATACGTATGACTTCGTGGCGGATAGGGGTTCATTGACCTGCGGGAAGCCAGGTCAGGATATCGAGAAGGAATTAGTCAATATAACCAGGGATTTTATCAAACACGGCGAATATACAGTATTCGCGATTGATTTACATGAAGAAGGAGACCGCTTACATCCCGAATCGAATTTGTTTCCACCGCATAATATTAGCGGTACAATGGGTAGAGACCTATACGGGGCGTTAAAAGAGGAATATGAAACTAATAAAAATCAAAAGAATGTTCATTATATAGATAAAACACGTTATTCGGCCTTTGCAGGAACGGACCTTGATATCCGCCTGCGGGAACGTCACATCACCGATGTATATTTAGTCGGGGTTTGTACAGATATCTGTATTTTGCATACGGCAATCGACGCTTATAATCTAGGCTATAATATCTTTGTATATGAAAATGCAGTGGCCTCGTTCAATGATGCCGGTCACCATTGGGCGCTTGGACATTTTAAAGGATCTCTTGGAGCAACCATTCTATAATATCCATTCAAGCAACAGAATAGAAGGGAAGCGAATGCTTCTCTTTTGGGAGGAACTATCCATGGAAAAAAAGTACAACGACGACAGTTACGCATTACACACTGACCTTTACCAAATCAATATGGCCCAAACTTATTGGCAGGACAAAACACATAACCGAAAGGCAGTTTTCGAGATATTTTTCAGAAAGCTTCCATTTAATAGCGGATATGCGATTTTTGCGGGACTTGAAAAAATTGTCCATTACCTTCAAAACTTTTCCTTCTCGGAAAGTGATATCGACTATTTAAAAAATGATCTGCACTATGATGAAGAATTTTTGAATTATTTGAAGAACATTCGTTTCACGGGAGCGATTCGCTGCATGAAAGAGGGAGAGCTCGTTTTCGGCAATGAACCGATATTACGGGTGGAGGCACCGCTTGGTGAGGCTCAACTCATTGAAACTGCGTTGCTTAACATTGTGAACTATCACACACTCGTGGCAACAAAAGCCTCACGCATCAAACAGGTCATCGGTGAAGAATCTGCCCTTGAATTCGGTTCAAGGCGGGCGCAAGAAATGGATGCTGCAATTTGGGGAGCGAGAGCGGCCTATATTGCTGGCTTTGATTCCACTAGTAATGTACGTGCTGGAAAGCTGTTCGGCATTCCGGTTTCAGGGACGCATGCACATTCCATGATCCAAGCTTATAAAGATGAATATACAGCTTTTCATAAATACGCTGTTTCCCATAAAGACTGTGTATTCTTGGTTGATACTTATGATACATTGCGTTCTGGCATCCCGAATGCAATCCGTGTTGCCAAGGAATTGGGCGATAAAATCAATTTCATTGGCGTCCGTCTTGACAGCGGTGACTTAGCTTACTTATCAAAAGAAGCACGGCGTATGCTTGATGCTGCAGGGTTCCATGATGCGAAGATTGTCGCTTCAAATGATCTGGATGAATATACGATCATCAATTTGAAACAACAAGGAGCAAGAATTGACATTTGGGGCATCGGAACCAAATTGATTACGGCTTATGACCAGCCAGCGCTCGGTGCCGTTTATAAAATGGTTTCAATAGAGGGCGAAGATGGGAATATGAGAGATACCATCAAAATTTCTTCTAACCCTGAAAAGGTTACGACACCTGGTTTAAAACGAGTATACCGAATCATCAATAAAGTGAATCATCATGCTGAAGGTGATTACTTGGCGATGGAATATGAGAAGCCGCAGGAACAGGAAAAATTAAAAATGTTTCATCCTGTCCATACCTTCCTAAGTAAATTCGTCACGGATTTCGATGCGGTTGATCTGCATGTGGATATTTTCAAGGATGGAAGTTTGATTTATGAATTGCCGACCATAGATGAAATCAAGGCCTTCACGCACAAAAATCTCCAAGTATTATGGCCGGAGTACCTTCGTGCACTGAATCCTGAAGAATACCCGGTAGATCTAAGCCAGGATTGTTGGGATAATAAAATGAGGAATATAGATGAAGTTAAAGCAAATGTAGAAAGAATGCTAACGAAATGACCAATCTATTTTATTAGAAAGCGGGGCTATGCCAATGCGTCCATTACAAAAAGAAATCGTAAAAAAATTACTTGTCCAACCAACGATCGATCCCGAAGCCGAATTCAGGAAAAGTGTTGATCTTTTAAAAGAGTATATGAAGAAAAATACGTTTCTGAAAAGTTTTGTACTTGGGATATCCGGAGGTCAAGATTCAACACTGGCGGGCTATATTGCCCAAACCGCTGCTAATGAATTGAATGAAGAAAAAAATGGCAGCGACTATAAGTTTGTTGCTGTAAGCTTGCCATATGGAGTACAGGCTGATGAAGATGACAGGCAGCTGGCTTTAAAATTCATCAAGCCAAGCCAAACGGTTACAGTCAACATCAAGGAAGCGGTGGATGCATCTGTCAAAGCTGTGGAAGAAGCAGTTTCTGAAAAGCTATCGAATTTCTTAAGGGGAAATGTTAAAGCACGTGAGCGAATGAAGGTGCAATATGATTTAGCCGGGCTATATAAAGGCGTTGTGCTTGGTACGGACCATGCAGCTGAAGCGATCACAGGTTTCTTTACGAAACATGGTGACGGTGCAGCGGATATCCTTCCTTTATATCGCTTAAATAAAAGGCAAGGAAAAGAAATCCTGAAATTCGTCGGTGCTCCTGAGCGTCTTTATACGAAAATACCAACGGCCGATTTAGAAGACGACAAACCGTTACTTCCTGATGAAGTGGCTTTAGGCGTTAGCTACGATGAAATCGATGATTATCTTGAAGGCAAGGAAATCAGAACGGAAGCTGCCGAAATCATCGAAGGATGGTATACTAAAACCGAACATAAACGCAATGAAGCCATTAATGTTTATGATACTTGGTGGAAATAAAAGAACGAGTGAAATCTGAAATAAGTTATCCCGCATCTAAGATGCGGGTTTTTTTGCAAGACTAAGTAGCACCTTGGCCAACACATCAGTTATGAAAATTTTACCGGCAAGGGGGAAAACGAAATGTCGACTCTACATATGGATATATCCAGGATTATTGAAGAAACATGCAAGGAAATTAAATTCTCGGGTGTTATCGGTGTGAAAGCGGGAGATGACCTGATCCATAGCTCAGCACATGGCTATTCCAATCGAGCGGATGAAATCATGAATACGACCGAAACAAGGTTCGGAATTGCTTCCGGTTGTAAACTGTTTACGGCGATAGCCATTTGCCAGTTAATACAAAAAGGGAAACTTAGGTTCGATTCTAAGCTCAAAGACTGTGTTCGGATCGTGTTTCCTAATTTCAATCAAAATGTGACCATACATCACCTCTTAACACACACTTCGGGCATCCCTGATTACTTTGATGAAGAAGTGATGGATAATTTTGAAGAGCTATGGCAGAAAAATCCGATGTACCATATAAAAAGATTAAAAGATTTCCTGCCAATGTTTCAAGATGAGGTGATGATGTTTGAACCCGGGGAAAGATTTCATTACAATAATGCAGGCTATATATTATTAGGCTTGATTGTTGAGGAACTAACTGGACTCAAATTTTCTGAATATATCGACAATAACATCTTTCTGCCTTGTGAAATGATAAATTCCGGTTATTTTTCCATGGACCAGCTTCCTAAAAATACTGCATTAGGGTACATAGACGAAGAAAGTGGAGCATGGAGAACGAATATTTATTCCCTTCCGATCAAAGGCGGTGCGGATGGAGGGGCGTATATTACCACATCAGATATGTTCAGGTTTTGGGATGGGTTATTTTCCAATCAGTTACTGAATCAAGAATATACCAATCTCTTATTGGACGCCCATATTGCTGCGGGAGATGAAGGGGAATACTATGGGTATGGTATAT
This window contains:
- a CDS encoding acyl-CoA dehydrogenase — translated: MDFSLTKEQQMIKEMVREFAEKEIKPIAIELDAKSMFAEDVFKKMGKLGLLGIPFPEEYGGSGGDTISYAIAVEEVGKACGGTGLSYAAAVSLGASPIYYFGTEEQKQKYLVPITTGETLAAFGLTEPNAGSDAGGTRTTAVLEGDEYVINGEKTWITNASYSRTVTVTAVSGKDSKGKNIISAFIVPTDTQGLTINSNYEKMGVRASNTCEIILDNVRVPKENLLGDPDKGFKQFLFTLDGGRISIAALAVGIAQAAFDRALAFSKERIQFGKTISNFQAIQFKLADMAMEIELARNMVYKAAWLKDNKKPFAKEAAYAKLFASETAFRSSNQAIQIHGGSGYMREYEVERYLRDAKLLEIGEGTSEIQRLVIARQLGC
- a CDS encoding acyl-CoA carboxylase subunit beta, which codes for MVTTDKLTETVETIKKGGLEKYHQKNAEKGKLFVRERLELLFDEGVEIEDAFFANCASDGLPADGVVTGIGKINGQRVCVMANDSTVKAGSWGARTVEKIIRIQETAEKLQLPLLYLVDSAGARITDQVEMFPGRRGAGRIFYNQVKLSGKVPQICLLFGPSAAGGAYIPAFCDIVVMVDGNASMYLGSPRMAEMVIGEKVSEEEMGGAKMHCSVSGCGDVLVKSEEESIAFARRYLSYFPGNYQERPKSVKPELPADFEKTLEELIPKNQNAAFNMYDLIDRIIDRQSFCEIKKLFAPELITGLARLNGQTIGIIANQPRVKGGVLFHDSADKAAKFINLCDAFHIPLLFLVDIPGFMIGTKVERAGIIRHGAKMISAMSEATVPKISVIVRKAYGAGLYAMAGPAFEPDCVLALPTALIAVMGAEAAVNAVYANKINAMEPEERPKFIEQKRNEYNEDIDIYRLASEMIVDGIIQPNDLRDELSARFEAYSSKQLTFTDRKHGVYPV
- a CDS encoding hydroxymethylglutaryl-CoA lyase produces the protein MNWPEKVTIKEVGPRDGLQNEKVMIPAQSKMDWIDQLSDTGLSYIEVTSFVHPKWIPQLSDAALVAKGIKRNPGITYAALVPNQRGLESALEANIDEISVFMSSSETHNLKNINKSISDTFPIMKDVIGTAANSGKTVRGYISTVFGCPYEGEVSIEQVFRVCDQLFDYGINEVSLGDTIGVASPRQVALFLEQAVKRYDISRIALHFHDTRGMALANVLESLNYGVDTFDSSLGGLGGCPYAPGASGNVATDDLIHMLHKMGIHTGINPEKLMKAAAMMQSFLEKPLPSHQMAVYNAQ
- a CDS encoding enoyl-CoA hydratase, which encodes MTSLVEISHEEKGIALVTLNRPDAANALSTELLHCLVEVLEELKSDSNLRTVIITGSGEKAFCAGADLKERAGMNEDKVRETVKLIGDTITAVENLPVPVIAAINGSAFGGGLELALACDIRIASETAKVGLTETSLGIIPGAGGTQRLPRIVGMPTAKELIYTARRLDAKTANALKIISHVYSPQHLLEEAKKLAKEIAVNAPLALRAAKAAINQGAETDLKSGLQIEKDCYQTTLKTRDRLEGLSAFKEKRKPVFKGQ
- a CDS encoding acetyl-CoA carboxylase biotin carboxyl carrier protein subunit; its protein translation is MAELKASMAGSVWKIVANEGQSVTDGQDIIILESMKMEIPIAAEEAGTIKELKVNEGDFVNEGDVLAVIE
- a CDS encoding AMP-binding protein, with the translated sequence MLDVTIGKLLERTAEQYGDNEAVVYHELGLRHSYREFEKICRKVARGFMSLDIKKGEHIAIWASNKPEWLISQFSTAKMGGVLVTVNTNYRTSELEYLLKQSDSTTIILMEQYKDHSYIDTLYEIVPELKNAEPGKLQSEKLPKLKNIIVLGEKRYPGTFSWDEVISGSESVSEESLDMRMEELAPGDVINMQYTSGTTGFPKGVMLTHSNLVNNGLNVAECMKLTEADRLCIPVPFFHCFGCSLGTMASVSVGATMVPIVEFNPRVVLQTVEAEKCTGLHGVPTMFIAELNLDDFDQYDLSSLRTGIMAGSTCPIEVMKSVVNKMGISEITITYGQTESSPGITMTRTDDPIELRVSSVGRALPKVEVKIVDPASGEEVQRGKQGELCSRGYHVMKGYYNNPEATEQAIDREGWLHTGDLAVMDERGYCKITGRLKDMIIRGGENIYPREIEEFIYQHPAIVDVQVLGVPDQKYGEEVAAWIILKAGETLTEKELIEYCKGKISFHKIPRYIQFTDAYPMTASGKIQKYKLRQQTLDLLSEGTK
- a CDS encoding acetyl-CoA carboxylase biotin carboxylase subunit; this encodes MIRKILIANRGEIASRIIRTCRKLGIHTVAVHSEADSDSPFVGLADEAYLLGGPRVQESYLNVNKILEIAKETGVEAIHPGYGFLSENADFARSCEEAGLIFIGPKPEIIQQMGNKVEARKKMEQAGLPLVPGFSRPLIDSAEAAAVAEKIGYPVMLKAAAGGGGIGMQAVANEDELTKAFEGNQKRAQLFFGNGDMFIEKLIEKPRHIEIQVLADSFGNAVYLWERECSVQRRHQKVVEEAPSSFLDEETRNRMGMAAVKAVKSIGYSNAGTLEFLVDANKNFYFLEMNTRLQVEHPVTEEITGLDLVEQQINIASGNKLEFTQSEIKQDGHSIEVRIYAEDPKTFYPAPGKITSMELPEGEGIRHELAVHGTSVVSHFYDPMIAKLVVSGDSRDKAIERLREALANYKIEGIKTNLPLLMEIISHEAFSQGDTTTDFIAKYIKKLTV